In Mariluticola halotolerans, one DNA window encodes the following:
- a CDS encoding TRAP transporter small permease: MLRQIEKVFGILVRISAFVGVLSLLAMMALTVVTVIFRAIGIAFPGTYVLSELLLIPSVSFALTYAAWSGAHTRVELFTQNLPKKWAGYTHGATLVVGAVFWGFVAYAGYEEVLRRSAQGEVSPILHIPVAPFRWLMFGAIVLMIAVTLLRAVQEIAGKETSK; the protein is encoded by the coding sequence ATGCTCAGACAGATTGAAAAGGTGTTCGGCATCCTGGTGCGCATTTCAGCCTTTGTTGGCGTGCTGTCACTTTTGGCCATGATGGCTCTCACGGTCGTCACCGTCATTTTCCGTGCAATAGGCATCGCATTTCCCGGGACCTATGTTCTCTCGGAGTTACTGCTCATTCCCAGCGTCTCCTTCGCCCTCACCTATGCCGCATGGTCAGGGGCCCACACCCGCGTCGAGCTTTTCACACAAAATCTCCCAAAAAAATGGGCAGGTTACACGCATGGCGCGACCCTTGTGGTTGGTGCCGTTTTCTGGGGTTTCGTCGCCTATGCGGGATACGAGGAAGTCTTGCGGCGTTCAGCCCAGGGCGAAGTAAGTCCAATTCTCCATATCCCCGTTGCTCCATTTCGCTGGCTCATGTTCGGCGCCATTGTTCTGATGATCGCGGTCACCTTGTTGCGTGCCGTTCAAGAAATAGCCGGGAAGGAAACCTCCAAATGA
- a CDS encoding TRAP transporter substrate-binding protein — MRVIKTSIIAIAMATASLSAFAADFNLTYASPYTEAHPYGAADAEWIARIEEESEGRVKITPFWGGTLISSREGVDELGAGVADIGYIAPIYARSGYDMNRLSPGMFYGYTDPEKVLNVYMELWDKFPVFAEELDGVHVVGYNVGTPMHLLLRNAPVNTLDDLKGLRIRSAVDFIIPLQTFGAEGVAMPMTETYPALEKGVVDGVIAPYEALKSLSFAEVVKYYSELPHSRGAYPSRAVNQAVWDGLPDDIKKIFDDNSEWLSLRTLELAQKAEDAGKAYGEEKGVQFNAVSDDVMAEYAATFSPALEGVAKELDAMGKPGSEVLGEIRAAYQN; from the coding sequence ATGAGAGTTATCAAAACCAGTATAATTGCCATCGCAATGGCCACCGCCAGCCTGTCGGCCTTCGCCGCCGACTTCAACCTCACCTACGCATCGCCCTATACCGAAGCGCATCCCTATGGCGCCGCGGATGCCGAATGGATTGCCCGGATTGAAGAGGAATCCGAGGGCCGGGTAAAAATAACCCCCTTTTGGGGCGGCACCCTGATTTCCAGTCGCGAAGGCGTGGACGAACTGGGGGCGGGTGTTGCTGACATCGGCTATATCGCCCCAATTTACGCGCGCTCCGGCTACGACATGAACCGCCTGTCGCCAGGCATGTTCTATGGCTATACCGACCCCGAAAAGGTCCTGAACGTTTATATGGAACTTTGGGATAAATTCCCGGTCTTTGCCGAAGAGCTCGATGGCGTCCATGTGGTTGGCTACAACGTTGGCACGCCAATGCATCTGCTGCTGCGCAACGCACCGGTCAATACGCTGGATGACCTTAAAGGCCTGCGCATCCGTTCCGCGGTCGATTTCATCATTCCGCTGCAAACCTTTGGTGCAGAAGGCGTTGCCATGCCGATGACCGAGACCTATCCGGCACTGGAAAAAGGCGTCGTTGACGGCGTTATCGCCCCTTACGAAGCCTTGAAGTCACTCAGCTTTGCAGAAGTGGTCAAGTATTACTCCGAATTGCCTCACAGCCGCGGTGCTTATCCGTCCCGCGCCGTGAATCAGGCTGTCTGGGATGGCCTGCCCGACGACATCAAGAAGATTTTTGATGACAACTCGGAATGGCTGAGCCTGCGCACGCTTGAACTGGCCCAGAAGGCAGAAGACGCCGGCAAGGCCTATGGCGAAGAAAAAGGCGTACAGTTCAACGCTGTCAGCGACGATGTCATGGCTGAATACGCTGCAACCTTCTCCCCCGCACTTGAAGGTGTCGCCAAAGAACTCGATGCCATGGGCAAGCCCGGCAGCGAGGTTCTCGGCGAAATCCGCGCGGCATACCAGAACTAG
- a CDS encoding CaiB/BaiF CoA transferase family protein, protein MAGALSRLRVLDFSRLLPGPYCTWLLADQGAEVIRVEHPRELKKQAKIFGWDRLSPEQRQRQRARDILARNKKSLKLDIGNSAARAALHKLAGSVDVIVEDYRPGVLSGLGLGYDELSAANPALVYTSLTLCGQTGPYRDKPGHDPVALALSGVLSRTGENPDAPGLMGVAAADVTTGSHAAFATLAAVMQARETGKGQHVDVAMADCSFSLIANLLSRYETPDDAPPRGTRRIDLGLWECADGLWLCTTDMEPRYWETFCTAMGHPEFIPLQLDRAKADEIRTALASKFAAQPRAHWLKHLEAAGTQFAPVNSVSEALNDPHFHARNMVIEVDVAGGAPLRQIGAPVRLSDGPPPVPAVMPGTHNREILKSLDLSDAEISALNAE, encoded by the coding sequence ATGGCAGGCGCCCTGTCCAGATTGCGTGTGCTGGATTTTTCCCGGCTTCTTCCTGGCCCCTATTGCACCTGGCTTCTGGCCGATCAGGGGGCAGAGGTAATCCGCGTCGAACATCCGCGCGAGCTGAAAAAGCAGGCAAAAATATTCGGTTGGGACAGGCTGTCACCTGAACAGCGCCAGCGTCAGCGCGCGCGCGATATTCTGGCAAGAAACAAAAAATCCCTGAAACTGGACATCGGCAATAGCGCAGCCAGGGCAGCTTTACACAAACTTGCCGGCAGTGTGGACGTCATCGTCGAGGACTATCGGCCAGGTGTTCTTTCAGGCCTCGGCCTGGGGTATGACGAACTCTCAGCAGCCAACCCTGCCCTCGTTTACACAAGTCTCACCCTTTGCGGCCAGACCGGCCCCTACCGCGACAAGCCGGGTCACGACCCCGTCGCGCTGGCGTTGTCGGGCGTTCTCAGCCGGACAGGTGAAAATCCGGACGCACCAGGCCTGATGGGTGTCGCCGCCGCAGATGTAACCACCGGCTCCCACGCTGCTTTTGCAACGCTTGCCGCAGTGATGCAGGCCAGAGAAACAGGCAAAGGCCAGCATGTGGATGTCGCCATGGCGGATTGTTCATTTTCGCTCATCGCCAACCTGCTTTCACGCTATGAGACCCCCGATGATGCACCGCCACGCGGCACGCGGCGCATTGATCTGGGATTGTGGGAATGTGCGGATGGTCTATGGCTATGCACCACCGATATGGAACCGCGATACTGGGAAACCTTTTGCACGGCGATGGGACATCCCGAATTTATCCCGCTGCAATTGGATCGCGCCAAGGCCGACGAAATACGTACTGCCCTTGCCAGCAAGTTTGCAGCGCAGCCACGTGCCCACTGGCTCAAACACCTAGAGGCTGCCGGAACGCAATTCGCACCCGTAAATTCTGTATCAGAAGCATTAAACGACCCCCATTTTCACGCACGCAATATGGTTATTGAGGTCGACGTCGCCGGCGGAGCACCCTTGCGCCAGATCGGCGCGCCTGTGCGCTTGTCAGACGGCCCGCCTCCAGTCCCGGCGGTAATGCCGGGCACACACAATCGGGAAATCCTGAAAAGTCTCGATCTTTCAGACGCCGAAATATCGGCACTGAACGCGGAATAA
- a CDS encoding CoA transferase — protein MNLLEGTKVVVLGDRFSDFGGSILARLGADVVRLPLNNNLTKAQQAAWLLGMRDTDESLTDLLSGADVLLDDRRTTTHPEVEALTGQNQNLVHIIITSWPATAPHRPATDLTLMAQSGLMKVIGPADKPPLRLAGEQGYALTGIQAATAALMGLQARRRTGEGQQIALSALQSAALSNYREAVMFDWTGRIGTRNGNLLVRGSSAVQQVWPCQDGFVTWAMVDNPNMMRAVVRIMEQQGCAGELSAIDWDNILVADTDQSLIDHWQTIFAKFFAEHTRAQLAKWSLEEGWGLSPIVKLSEVPESPQMQARNVFTKGTSGRLVPDTLFAVHPQEGT, from the coding sequence ATGAACCTTCTTGAGGGCACCAAAGTCGTTGTACTTGGCGACCGTTTCAGCGATTTCGGCGGTTCAATTCTCGCGCGCCTCGGTGCCGATGTTGTGCGGCTGCCGTTAAACAACAATCTCACAAAAGCACAGCAAGCCGCATGGCTCCTTGGCATGCGGGATACGGATGAAAGCCTGACAGATCTTCTCAGCGGCGCAGACGTCCTGCTCGATGATCGCCGCACAACCACCCATCCAGAGGTCGAAGCCCTCACCGGACAAAATCAGAACCTGGTGCACATCATCATCACAAGCTGGCCGGCCACCGCGCCTCACCGTCCCGCAACGGATCTGACCCTGATGGCCCAATCAGGTTTGATGAAGGTTATCGGCCCAGCCGACAAACCGCCCCTGCGACTGGCGGGGGAACAAGGCTATGCCCTTACCGGCATCCAGGCGGCAACTGCCGCCCTGATGGGGCTGCAAGCACGCCGCAGAACCGGCGAGGGTCAGCAGATTGCCCTCTCGGCACTTCAGTCCGCGGCACTTTCCAACTATCGCGAAGCTGTCATGTTCGACTGGACCGGACGCATCGGCACGCGTAACGGCAATCTTCTTGTCAGGGGCAGCTCCGCCGTGCAGCAGGTATGGCCCTGCCAGGACGGTTTCGTCACCTGGGCCATGGTCGACAATCCCAACATGATGCGTGCGGTTGTACGCATTATGGAGCAACAGGGATGTGCCGGAGAACTCTCCGCCATTGATTGGGACAATATTCTGGTCGCAGATACAGACCAAAGCCTGATTGATCACTGGCAGACAATCTTCGCAAAATTCTTTGCCGAACACACCCGCGCCCAATTGGCAAAATGGTCGCTGGAGGAAGGCTGGGGCCTGTCCCCCATCGTCAAGCTTTCCGAGGTGCCCGAAAGCCCCCAGATGCAAGCAAGAAACGTCTTTACCAAAGGCACGTCAGGCCGCCTTGTGCCCGACACCCTGTTTGCCGTTCACCCGCAGGAAGGAACCTGA
- a CDS encoding CaiB/BaiF CoA transferase family protein — protein sequence MTHALDGLKIADFSWVGAGPRSTKDLADNGALVIKIESRKRLDLGRMSPPFAKGDRKNPDASAFFAQTNTSKKSITINLADPQGVEIAKKLVAWADVVVENFGPGFMERIGLGYEQLQQIRPGIILASVSVAGKTGPLGQFRGYGNSAAAYSGSAEMTGWPDSPPHMTPFAYGDVVAPMFLTIAILSALEHKAKTGLGCHVDVSQIEAMAMCAGDLFAEMPAEKPANSDPLMAPHGVYRCEGDDAWIAIACETDAMWQALCSELGEATLAEQYPTATDRRTHRDLIDTHLSRLVAGWDKQALEQTLAKAGVAAAAVIDGKELSQHPDLRAAGHFLQIEHPVLGLCAMPAPPYQFSDTPFRVTAAPCLGADNREVFEEMLGMSAQEVADLTAQGALS from the coding sequence ATGACACACGCACTCGATGGTTTGAAAATCGCCGATTTCAGCTGGGTCGGAGCCGGGCCGCGTTCTACCAAGGACCTGGCAGACAATGGCGCGCTGGTCATCAAGATTGAATCCCGCAAACGTCTCGATCTTGGCCGCATGTCGCCGCCATTCGCCAAGGGTGATCGCAAAAATCCGGATGCCTCGGCCTTTTTCGCCCAGACCAATACATCCAAGAAAAGTATCACCATCAACCTTGCCGATCCGCAAGGAGTTGAAATAGCCAAAAAGCTCGTCGCCTGGGCCGATGTCGTGGTTGAGAATTTCGGCCCCGGCTTCATGGAACGCATCGGTCTTGGCTACGAACAATTGCAGCAAATCCGCCCCGGCATAATTCTGGCAAGCGTGTCCGTGGCCGGCAAAACCGGCCCCCTGGGACAGTTTCGCGGATATGGAAATTCTGCCGCCGCCTATTCCGGCAGCGCCGAGATGACCGGTTGGCCGGATTCCCCGCCTCATATGACCCCTTTTGCCTATGGCGACGTCGTGGCCCCCATGTTCCTTACGATTGCCATTCTCTCAGCGCTCGAACACAAGGCAAAAACCGGTCTTGGCTGCCATGTGGATGTCAGTCAGATCGAAGCCATGGCAATGTGCGCCGGCGACCTGTTCGCAGAAATGCCGGCCGAAAAGCCCGCCAACAGCGACCCGCTAATGGCGCCGCACGGCGTTTATCGTTGTGAGGGTGACGATGCATGGATCGCCATCGCCTGCGAAACTGACGCGATGTGGCAGGCTTTGTGCAGCGAACTTGGCGAAGCGACACTCGCAGAGCAATATCCCACCGCCACTGACCGGCGTACACACCGGGACCTCATCGACACACACCTTAGCAGGCTCGTGGCTGGCTGGGACAAGCAGGCGTTGGAGCAGACACTTGCAAAGGCTGGCGTCGCCGCAGCAGCCGTGATCGATGGCAAGGAACTGTCACAACATCCTGATTTGCGGGCTGCAGGTCACTTCCTGCAAATCGAGCATCCAGTGCTGGGCCTCTGCGCAATGCCCGCCCCGCCTTACCAGTTCTCGGATACGCCCTTTCGGGTAACCGCCGCGCCCTGCCTTGGTGCAGACAACAGGGAAGTATTCGAGGAAATGCTGGGCATGTCAGCACAAGAAGTGGCCGACCTCACCGCGCAGGGAGCTTTGTCATGA
- a CDS encoding 2-hydroxyacyl-CoA dehydratase family protein, which produces MTAAAQAAAYQKEWIKGLRRRITDGEAYVFANADTPHELFHFMDVPLVTNQWWSAVIAAKQQAPYFFDWMQKTGFHENLPRYSSLPLMAQMEGDVTRQPWGGLPSPALLCARQSSDEHARIFQRWAELSGAPLHLLSAPGVQNPEPEWWAHARTDWENLYGTERLNLQVTELEVLVKALEEFTGRHFDAEKFAIYMERINTQERILDEVTTLIADAPRVPMGIAEQMPNVMIPQWHRGSDWALDHVAAFRSEIAERIEKDEAVCPNEKIRMMWVGAGLWFDTSFYKAFEESHGAVFAWSMYLPFAADGYIRELNGDPMRALAARISAMNEQLHQPPWVNEWLVHQAKKFRIDVALMLIPQHDRFSGYGSLFAKRALEEAGVRVIEVWSDMVDPRDWDSASITAKVAETLDEVLEEVA; this is translated from the coding sequence ATGACCGCAGCGGCACAGGCAGCAGCATATCAGAAAGAATGGATCAAAGGCCTGCGGCGACGGATCACCGACGGCGAAGCCTATGTATTTGCCAACGCAGACACACCCCATGAGTTGTTTCATTTCATGGATGTGCCCCTGGTTACAAACCAGTGGTGGTCAGCCGTCATCGCCGCCAAACAACAGGCCCCCTATTTCTTTGACTGGATGCAGAAAACCGGCTTTCACGAAAACCTGCCCCGCTATTCCAGCCTGCCCCTGATGGCGCAAATGGAAGGGGACGTCACCCGTCAGCCCTGGGGCGGCCTGCCTTCTCCGGCGCTGCTATGTGCACGGCAAAGCTCGGACGAACACGCACGCATTTTTCAGCGCTGGGCCGAATTGAGCGGCGCCCCCCTGCACCTGCTTTCCGCACCCGGTGTGCAAAACCCCGAGCCTGAATGGTGGGCACACGCACGAACGGATTGGGAAAACCTTTATGGCACGGAGCGCCTGAACCTTCAGGTCACAGAACTCGAAGTTCTCGTCAAGGCACTGGAAGAGTTTACCGGGCGGCATTTCGATGCTGAAAAATTTGCAATCTACATGGAGCGCATCAACACCCAGGAACGCATCCTTGATGAGGTCACAACCCTGATCGCCGATGCCCCGCGTGTTCCCATGGGCATTGCCGAGCAAATGCCAAACGTCATGATCCCGCAATGGCACCGGGGCTCCGATTGGGCGCTGGATCATGTCGCCGCATTCAGAAGCGAAATTGCCGAACGGATTGAAAAGGATGAGGCCGTTTGCCCGAACGAGAAAATCCGCATGATGTGGGTAGGCGCCGGGCTGTGGTTTGACACATCTTTCTACAAGGCGTTCGAGGAAAGTCACGGCGCAGTTTTTGCATGGTCAATGTATCTCCCCTTCGCCGCCGACGGTTACATTCGTGAATTGAACGGCGACCCGATGCGCGCGCTTGCGGCCCGTATTTCCGCGATGAACGAGCAATTGCATCAGCCCCCTTGGGTCAATGAATGGCTGGTACATCAGGCGAAGAAATTCCGCATCGATGTAGCGCTCATGCTTATTCCGCAACACGACCGGTTCTCCGGCTATGGGTCACTGTTTGCCAAACGGGCGCTGGAAGAGGCAGGCGTCAGGGTTATTGAAGTTTGGTCCGACATGGTCGATCCGCGCGATTGGGATAGCGCATCCATTACGGCAAAAGTCGCCGAAACCCTCGACGAGGTATTGGAGGAGGTCGCATGA